In one Bacillus thuringiensis genomic region, the following are encoded:
- the sfp gene encoding 4'-phosphopantetheinyl transferase Sfp, with translation MIESKVVDSIPTLNENDCQIWWARISDLQSWHYNLLNDIEREKANSYHHSADRARFIIGCVISRLVLGKILSMSPVQVPIDRMCSVCKLQHGRPQLPEGMPQLSVSHSGEWVVVAFTKSAPVGIDVEQMNPSIDVMKMAEGVLTDIEIAQVMKLSNEQKIEGFLTYWTRKEAVLKATGEGLMIPPVHITVSAPNDPPNLLVFKDRQELASNTMMEDVRPSLDYRASVAIFSKEVTEITQLDAAALLNLK, from the coding sequence ATGATAGAAAGTAAAGTTGTAGATTCTATTCCAACTTTGAATGAGAATGATTGTCAAATATGGTGGGCAAGAATTTCGGATTTACAATCATGGCATTACAATTTACTAAATGATATAGAGCGAGAGAAAGCAAATTCGTATCATCATTCGGCAGATCGAGCTCGTTTTATAATAGGTTGCGTAATAAGTAGATTAGTTCTCGGCAAGATACTTTCTATGTCACCAGTCCAAGTACCAATTGATCGAATGTGCTCAGTATGTAAATTGCAGCATGGAAGACCACAATTACCAGAAGGTATGCCGCAATTATCCGTTTCGCATTCAGGTGAGTGGGTTGTCGTTGCATTTACAAAATCCGCACCTGTTGGCATAGATGTAGAACAAATGAATCCAAGTATAGATGTTATGAAAATGGCAGAAGGTGTATTAACAGACATTGAAATAGCGCAAGTTATGAAACTGTCAAATGAACAGAAAATAGAAGGTTTTTTAACATATTGGACTCGAAAAGAAGCGGTGCTGAAAGCGACAGGTGAAGGACTAATGATTCCACCAGTACATATTACAGTATCAGCTCCAAATGATCCTCCAAACTTGTTGGTTTTTAAGGATAGACAAGAGTTAGCAAGTAATACAATGATGGAAGATGTAAGGCCTAGTTTAGATTATAGGGCTTCTGTTGCAATATTCAGTAAGGAAGTGACTGAAATTACGCAATTAGACGCAGCAGCACTTTTAAATCTTAAATAA
- a CDS encoding HU family DNA-binding protein, whose amino-acid sequence MNKTELIKNVAQSADISQKDASAAVQSVFDTIANALQSGDKVQLIGFGTFEVRERSARTGRNPQTGEEIQIAAGKVPAFKAGKELKEAVK is encoded by the coding sequence ATGAACAAAACAGAATTAATTAAAAACGTAGCCCAATCAGCTGATATTTCTCAAAAGGACGCTTCTGCAGCTGTACAATCCGTATTTGACACAATTGCTAATGCATTACAATCTGGAGATAAGGTTCAACTAATCGGGTTTGGAACTTTTGAAGTACGCGAAAGATCTGCTCGTACAGGACGTAATCCGCAAACTGGCGAAGAAATTCAAATCGCCGCTGGTAAAGTTCCTGCATTTAAAGCGGGTAAAGAATTAAAAGAAGCTGTTAAATAA
- a CDS encoding DUF3891 family protein: MIFREKNEKESILIRQHDHGFLAGEIAKHIKEDFFEDKTYLKETVDAIYEHDRGWIELDKVPILNDAKNIPYTFMDCPSPLRFVFYTIGLNEIENSNPYGALLCSKHFLSFPLNEEDEEMMSFYKHELERQKRILKTLTKEQFAMFDKHYRLLKFCDELSLYVCMNKPGVKKKDEIDLFKDGFEGTEMFNSKEEKLIQAEWVDEETIRITPFLFQTEFYTYVKYKTINKHEMKEKGIAKADRESEMKKQTIRFIQ; this comes from the coding sequence ATGATTTTTCGTGAAAAAAATGAGAAGGAAAGTATTTTAATTCGTCAACATGATCATGGTTTTTTAGCTGGAGAGATTGCAAAGCATATAAAAGAAGACTTTTTTGAAGATAAAACATATTTAAAAGAAACAGTTGATGCAATATATGAGCATGACAGAGGATGGATAGAGCTTGATAAAGTACCAATTTTGAATGATGCTAAAAATATTCCATATACATTTATGGATTGTCCAAGCCCATTACGTTTTGTTTTTTATACGATTGGGTTGAATGAAATTGAAAATTCTAATCCATACGGGGCATTGCTTTGTAGTAAACATTTTTTATCATTTCCACTAAACGAGGAAGATGAAGAAATGATGTCATTTTATAAACATGAATTAGAACGACAAAAAAGAATTTTGAAAACGTTAACAAAGGAACAGTTTGCAATGTTCGATAAGCATTATAGATTATTAAAGTTTTGTGATGAACTTTCTTTATACGTATGTATGAATAAGCCTGGTGTCAAAAAGAAAGATGAAATTGACTTATTTAAAGATGGTTTTGAAGGAACAGAAATGTTTAATAGTAAAGAGGAGAAACTTATTCAAGCTGAATGGGTGGACGAGGAAACAATTCGGATTACACCATTTCTATTTCAAACGGAATTTTATACGTATGTAAAATATAAAACGATAAATAAGCATGAAATGAAAGAAAAAGGGATTGCAAAGGCTGATAGAGAATCAGAAATGAAGAAACAAACCATTCGTTTCATACAATAA
- a CDS encoding DinB family protein: MKDYILKQCDYHAWANTRLFNRLKELPNYETIFNEQIQSVFPSIKDTFVHIYITDQVWLHILHGKSMNEAIQDREDLRKQIETKSLHELEKMFENMANQYKEFLITIQDVNAVFVIENPYVGKLETSILELVQHVVNHGTYHRGNITAMIRQLGHSSTMMDFVLYLHMVKKQGE; the protein is encoded by the coding sequence TTGAAAGATTATATATTAAAACAGTGTGATTACCATGCTTGGGCTAATACTAGATTATTCAATCGATTAAAAGAGTTACCAAACTATGAGACAATTTTTAATGAGCAGATACAGAGTGTATTCCCATCCATTAAGGATACTTTTGTGCATATTTATATTACAGATCAAGTGTGGTTACATATATTGCATGGTAAAAGTATGAATGAAGCAATACAAGACCGAGAAGATTTACGAAAACAAATTGAAACTAAATCGTTACATGAATTAGAAAAAATGTTTGAAAACATGGCAAATCAATATAAAGAGTTTTTAATTACAATACAAGATGTGAATGCTGTATTTGTTATTGAGAATCCATACGTAGGGAAATTAGAAACTTCGATTTTAGAATTAGTGCAACATGTCGTAAATCATGGTACATATCATAGAGGAAATATAACAGCGATGATCCGTCAACTTGGTCATTCGTCGACAATGATGGATTTTGTACTGTATTTACATATGGTTAAAAAGCAGGGAGAGTAA
- a CDS encoding S8 family peptidase, whose amino-acid sequence MKNKIIAFLSVLSFIIGGFFFNTNTSSAETSSTDYVPNQLIVKFKQNASLSNVQSFHKSVGANVLSKDDKLGFEVVQFSKGTVKEKIKSYKNNPDVEYAEPNYYVHAFWTPNDPYFKNQYGLQKIQAPQAWDSQRSDPGVKVAIIDTGVQGSHPDLASKVIYGHDYVDNDNTSDDGNGHGTHCAGITGALTNNSVGIAGVAPQTSIYAVRVLDNQGSGTLDAVAQGIREAADSGAKVISLSLGAPNGGTALQQAVQYAWNKGSVIVAAAGNAGNTKANYPAYYSEVIAVASTDQSDRKSSFSTYGSWVDVAAPGSNIYSTYKGSTYQSLSGTSMATPHVAGVAALLANQGYSNTQIRQIIESTSDKISGTGTYWKNGRVNAYKAVQYAKQLQENKAS is encoded by the coding sequence TTGAAAAACAAAATCATTGCTTTCCTATCTGTTTTGTCATTTATTATTGGTGGTTTCTTCTTTAACACAAATACTTCAAGTGCTGAAACTTCATCTACTGATTACGTTCCTAACCAATTAATCGTTAAGTTCAAGCAAAATGCATCTTTAAGTAATGTGCAATCTTTTCATAAATCTGTCGGAGCTAATGTCTTATCTAAAGATGATAAGTTAGGTTTTGAAGTCGTACAATTTTCGAAAGGTACTGTAAAAGAAAAAATAAAGAGTTATAAAAATAATCCAGATGTGGAATATGCAGAACCGAATTATTACGTTCACGCCTTTTGGACTCCAAACGACCCATATTTTAAAAATCAATATGGATTGCAAAAGATTCAAGCTCCACAGGCTTGGGATAGCCAACGAAGTGATCCTGGTGTAAAAGTAGCTATTATTGATACAGGAGTCCAAGGATCACACCCTGATTTGGCTTCGAAAGTAATTTACGGGCATGATTATGTTGATAATGACAATACATCTGATGATGGTAATGGTCATGGTACACATTGCGCTGGAATTACTGGAGCACTTACAAATAACAGTGTCGGAATTGCTGGTGTTGCCCCACAAACTTCAATTTATGCTGTCCGCGTATTAGATAATCAAGGAAGTGGTACTCTTGATGCTGTAGCGCAAGGTATTCGAGAAGCTGCTGATTCGGGTGCAAAAGTAATTAGTTTAAGTTTAGGAGCTCCAAATGGTGGTACTGCATTACAACAAGCCGTTCAATATGCATGGAATAAAGGCTCTGTTATAGTTGCAGCTGCTGGAAATGCTGGAAACACAAAAGCTAATTACCCTGCTTATTACAGCGAAGTAATTGCAGTTGCTTCTACAGATCAATCAGATAGAAAATCTTCATTTTCTACTTATGGTAGCTGGGTAGATGTTGCAGCACCAGGTTCAAATATATATTCAACATATAAAGGAAGCACGTATCAATCATTAAGTGGTACATCTATGGCAACACCTCATGTTGCAGGAGTCGCTGCTCTTTTAGCAAATCAAGGATATAGCAATACACAAATCCGCCAAATTATTGAGTCAACTTCTGATAAAATTAGTGGTACAGGTACGTACTGGAAAAATGGTAGAGTCAATGCATATAAGGCTGTACAATACGCTAAGCAATTACAAGAAAATAAAGCTTCTTAA
- a CDS encoding alanine/glycine:cation symporter family protein: METVSKVLEQMNQYVWGLPTLLLLVGTGIILTVRLKGLQFSKLLYAHKLAFKKSEDTSSSGDISHFQALMTAMAATIGMGNIAGVATAVTIGGPGAIFWMWITALFGMATKYAEAILAVKYRVSNENGEYSGGPMYYLERGLGKKWLAILFAIFGTTASFGIGNMVQSNSVAEAMRINFSFPPALTGIVMSFLIAIVILGGVKKIGKVTGYVVPIKAFFYIIAGLIIIFYHYDQIPEAFSLIFSGAFNGTAAAGGFIGATVASAIQIGMARGVFANEAGLGSAPIAAAAAKTDSPAKQALVSMTGTFLDTFIVCTITGLVLITTGAWKSAKTGVEATTLAFQSVFGTAGSMILGIAIILFAYSTILGWSYYGEKCVAYLFGESAVKYYKAIFIVMIAIGANLKLGIVWTFADIANGLMAIPNLIGLIGLSSIVVAETNRFLQAEKLKESNKKQAS, translated from the coding sequence ATGGAGACAGTAAGTAAAGTATTAGAACAAATGAATCAATACGTGTGGGGATTACCAACTTTGTTGCTACTCGTTGGAACTGGTATCATTCTCACAGTGCGTTTGAAAGGTTTACAGTTTAGTAAACTATTATACGCTCACAAACTAGCATTTAAAAAATCAGAAGATACCTCTTCTTCTGGAGATATTAGTCACTTCCAAGCACTTATGACAGCTATGGCCGCAACGATTGGTATGGGAAATATCGCTGGTGTTGCAACAGCTGTTACAATTGGTGGTCCTGGTGCAATATTTTGGATGTGGATTACCGCTTTATTCGGTATGGCAACAAAGTATGCCGAGGCAATACTTGCAGTGAAATACCGTGTTAGTAATGAAAATGGTGAATATTCAGGTGGACCAATGTATTATTTAGAGCGTGGTTTAGGTAAGAAATGGCTTGCTATATTATTCGCTATATTTGGTACAACTGCTTCTTTCGGTATTGGTAATATGGTGCAATCTAACTCAGTTGCAGAGGCAATGCGAATTAATTTCTCTTTCCCTCCTGCTTTAACTGGTATAGTAATGTCATTTTTAATCGCAATTGTTATTTTAGGCGGTGTAAAAAAAATCGGGAAAGTGACGGGTTATGTCGTTCCGATAAAAGCTTTCTTTTATATAATTGCTGGTCTTATAATTATTTTCTATCACTACGACCAAATTCCAGAAGCATTTTCACTTATTTTTTCTGGTGCATTTAATGGTACGGCAGCTGCTGGTGGTTTTATTGGGGCAACAGTTGCATCAGCTATCCAAATCGGAATGGCGCGTGGTGTATTTGCGAACGAAGCTGGTTTAGGGAGTGCACCAATTGCTGCTGCGGCTGCAAAAACTGATTCGCCTGCAAAGCAAGCTTTAGTTTCAATGACTGGTACTTTTCTAGATACGTTTATTGTATGTACAATTACAGGACTAGTATTAATTACTACAGGCGCTTGGAAATCTGCTAAAACTGGCGTTGAAGCTACAACACTTGCATTCCAATCTGTATTCGGTACTGCTGGTAGTATGATTCTCGGTATCGCAATTATTTTATTTGCCTACTCTACTATTTTAGGCTGGTCGTATTATGGAGAAAAATGTGTAGCTTATTTATTCGGAGAAAGTGCAGTTAAATATTATAAAGCAATCTTTATTGTCATGATTGCAATTGGTGCTAATTTAAAACTAGGAATCGTATGGACATTTGCTGATATTGCAAATGGACTTATGGCAATTCCAAACTTGATTGGTCTAATTGGATTAAGTAGTATTGTTGTTGCTGAAACGAATCGCTTTTTACAAGCAGAGAAATTGAAAGAAAGTAATAAAAAACAGGCAAGTTAA
- the rluF gene encoding 23S rRNA pseudouridine(2604) synthase RluF, with the protein MRINKFISEAGKASRRGADKLINERRVIINGKVAKIGDQVNPGDDVRVNGEQLRIARDHVYIALNKPVGITCTSEKAVKGNIIDLVNHPLRISHIGRLDKDSDGLILLTNDGDIVNEILRAENKHEKEYIVSVDKPITPDFLEKMAAGVKILGTKTLPCEITQLSKYEFKIILTQGLNRQIRRMCEALGYQVYTLKRTRIMNIELNNLPVGQWRDLTKKEKRRLFADLNYEPQDW; encoded by the coding sequence TTGCGTATCAATAAATTTATTAGTGAAGCTGGAAAAGCGTCTCGACGTGGAGCGGATAAACTAATTAATGAGAGAAGAGTAATTATTAACGGTAAGGTTGCAAAAATTGGTGACCAAGTGAACCCAGGTGATGATGTACGAGTAAATGGAGAGCAGCTTCGAATTGCTCGAGATCATGTATATATCGCTTTAAATAAACCAGTAGGTATTACATGTACGAGTGAAAAAGCTGTAAAAGGTAATATTATCGATTTAGTGAACCATCCTTTACGAATTAGTCACATTGGACGTCTTGATAAAGACTCAGACGGTTTAATTTTGTTAACGAATGATGGTGATATTGTTAATGAAATTTTACGTGCTGAAAATAAACATGAGAAAGAATATATCGTTTCAGTAGATAAGCCTATTACACCTGATTTCTTAGAAAAAATGGCAGCTGGTGTGAAAATTTTAGGAACGAAAACACTTCCTTGTGAGATCACACAGTTATCAAAATATGAGTTCAAAATTATTTTAACACAAGGGCTAAATCGTCAAATTCGTCGTATGTGTGAAGCTTTAGGTTATCAAGTATACACGTTAAAACGTACGAGAATTATGAATATTGAATTGAATAATTTACCCGTTGGACAGTGGAGAGATTTAACGAAGAAAGAGAAAAGACGTCTATTTGCAGACTTAAATTACGAACCACAAGATTGGTAA
- the thrS gene encoding threonine--tRNA ligase: MKEQMIEIKFPDGSVKEFVKGITLEEIAGSISSSLKKKAVAGKVNDGLYDLRRNIEENAEVEIITIHSNEGVEIARHSAAHILAQAVKRMYGDINLGVGPVIENGFYYDMDLPSSVNVEDLPKIEKEMKKIINENIKIERVEVSREEAKKLFQEMNDHLKLELLEAIPSGESVTLYKQGEFVDLCRGPHLPSTGYLKAFQLTHVSGAYWRGDSNNQVLQRIYGVAFSSQKELEEYLHFVEEAAKRNHRKLGSELELFMFSEEAPGMPFYLPKGQIIRNELEAFLREIQKEYKYQEVRTPFMMNQELWEKSGHWGHYKDNMYFSDVDNKSFALKPMNCPGHMLMFKNKLHSYRELPIRMCEFGQVHRHEFSGALNGLLRVRTFCQDDAHLFVTPEQIEDEIKSVMAQIDYVYKTFGFEYEVELSTRPEDSMGDDKLWEQAEASLENVLHSLNYKYRLNEGDGAFYGPKIDFHIKDALNRSHQCGTIQLDFQMPEKFDLNYIDEKNEKGRPVVIHRAVLGSLDRFLAILIEHFGGAFPAWVAPVQVKVIPVSNAVHEQYASEVAHKLAQAGIRVEQDARDEKLGYKIREVQMQKVPYVLVIGDKEMEKGAVNVRKYGEEKSEVVALDVFVASIEEEIKNRK, from the coding sequence ATGAAAGAACAAATGATTGAAATTAAATTTCCAGATGGTAGCGTGAAAGAATTTGTAAAAGGAATTACTTTAGAAGAAATTGCGGGATCCATTAGCAGTAGTTTAAAAAAGAAAGCAGTCGCGGGGAAAGTAAATGATGGGTTATATGATTTACGCCGAAATATTGAAGAAAATGCGGAAGTGGAAATCATTACTATACATTCAAATGAAGGTGTAGAAATTGCAAGACACTCTGCGGCACATATTTTAGCGCAAGCCGTAAAAAGAATGTATGGTGATATAAATCTTGGAGTAGGACCTGTTATTGAAAATGGTTTTTATTATGATATGGATCTTCCGAGTAGTGTAAATGTAGAAGATTTACCGAAAATCGAAAAAGAAATGAAAAAAATTATAAATGAAAATATAAAAATAGAGCGAGTTGAAGTTTCACGAGAAGAGGCAAAAAAATTGTTTCAAGAAATGAATGATCATCTGAAATTAGAATTGTTAGAGGCAATTCCTAGTGGGGAAAGTGTAACACTATATAAACAAGGTGAATTTGTAGATCTATGCAGAGGACCACATTTACCGTCAACAGGCTATTTGAAAGCCTTCCAATTAACTCACGTTTCAGGTGCATATTGGCGAGGAGATAGTAACAATCAAGTGCTTCAGCGTATATATGGCGTTGCATTCTCTTCTCAAAAAGAATTAGAAGAGTATTTACATTTCGTTGAAGAAGCAGCAAAGAGAAATCATCGCAAATTAGGTAGTGAGCTGGAGTTATTTATGTTTTCTGAAGAGGCTCCTGGAATGCCATTTTATTTACCGAAAGGACAGATTATCCGAAATGAATTAGAAGCATTTTTAAGAGAAATTCAAAAAGAGTATAAGTATCAAGAAGTACGTACTCCGTTTATGATGAACCAAGAGTTATGGGAGAAATCCGGACACTGGGGACATTACAAAGACAATATGTATTTCTCTGACGTGGATAATAAAAGCTTCGCATTAAAACCAATGAACTGCCCAGGACATATGTTAATGTTCAAAAATAAATTACACTCTTATCGCGAATTGCCAATTCGTATGTGTGAGTTCGGCCAGGTACACCGACATGAATTTAGCGGGGCATTAAATGGATTATTAAGAGTACGTACTTTCTGCCAAGATGATGCTCATTTATTTGTAACACCAGAACAAATTGAAGATGAAATTAAATCCGTAATGGCGCAAATTGATTACGTTTATAAAACTTTTGGATTCGAATATGAAGTAGAGCTTTCTACTCGTCCAGAAGATTCAATGGGGGATGATAAGTTATGGGAGCAAGCAGAGGCGTCATTAGAAAATGTATTACATTCATTGAATTATAAATATAGACTAAATGAAGGTGACGGTGCATTTTACGGACCGAAAATCGATTTTCATATTAAAGACGCTTTAAATAGAAGTCATCAGTGCGGTACAATCCAGCTAGATTTCCAAATGCCAGAGAAGTTTGATTTAAATTATATAGATGAGAAGAATGAAAAAGGAAGACCAGTTGTCATTCACAGGGCAGTATTAGGATCTTTAGATCGTTTCTTAGCGATATTAATTGAGCACTTTGGAGGTGCGTTCCCGGCATGGGTGGCACCAGTTCAAGTGAAAGTCATTCCAGTTTCAAATGCAGTACATGAACAATATGCCAGTGAGGTTGCACATAAATTAGCACAAGCTGGGATTCGTGTTGAACAAGATGCACGAGATGAAAAACTAGGATATAAAATAAGAGAAGTACAAATGCAAAAAGTACCGTATGTTCTTGTTATTGGCGATAAGGAAATGGAAAAAGGAGCTGTAAATGTACGTAAATATGGGGAAGAGAAGTCAGAAGTTGTTGCGCTAGATGTATTTGTGGCAAGTATTGAAGAGGAAATAAAGAATAGAAAATAA
- a CDS encoding ABC transporter ATP-binding protein, translated as MSANVVTVESVEKTYGKRNENQSKALRGVSLSIKEGEFVGIMGPSGSGKTTLLNVISTLDQATGGSVTIAGTNITSMKGNALSDFRSQKLGFIFQDFNLLENLSIYENIALPLSLQGVPSSEITGKVNDVAKKLGITEILKKYPTAVSGGQKQRTAAARALVHNPAIVLADEPTGALDSKNAKSLLEAMQDLHENHNVSILMVTHDAFSASYCERILFIQDGLLYKELNRQGTRENFYQDILGVLAHMGSAAESK; from the coding sequence ATGTCAGCAAATGTAGTTACTGTAGAAAGTGTAGAAAAAACGTATGGAAAAAGAAATGAGAATCAGTCAAAAGCATTAAGGGGTGTATCGTTAAGTATTAAAGAAGGAGAATTTGTCGGGATCATGGGACCTTCTGGGTCTGGAAAAACGACGTTACTTAATGTGATAAGTACACTTGACCAAGCGACAGGTGGTAGTGTGACGATAGCTGGTACAAATATTACTTCTATGAAGGGCAATGCGTTATCTGATTTTCGCTCTCAAAAATTAGGTTTCATTTTTCAAGATTTTAATCTACTAGAAAACTTATCAATTTATGAAAATATAGCTTTACCACTTTCTTTGCAAGGCGTACCATCAAGTGAGATTACTGGGAAGGTAAATGACGTTGCGAAGAAATTAGGCATCACTGAAATTTTAAAAAAATATCCGACGGCTGTTTCTGGAGGACAAAAGCAAAGAACAGCGGCAGCACGAGCTTTAGTACATAATCCAGCAATTGTATTAGCAGATGAACCGACAGGAGCGCTTGATAGTAAAAATGCAAAAAGTTTATTAGAAGCGATGCAAGATTTACATGAAAATCACAATGTAAGTATTTTAATGGTTACACACGATGCATTTAGTGCAAGTTATTGTGAGCGTATTTTATTTATTCAAGATGGTCTTCTTTATAAAGAATTAAATCGTCAAGGCACTCGAGAGAATTTCTATCAAGACATTTTAGGTGTGCTCGCTCATATGGGCTCAGCTGCTGAGTCTAAGTAG
- a CDS encoding FtsX-like permease family protein has protein sequence MLFKLSRHSMKKMLKDYMVLLIGLVISISIFYMFQTMAMNSEFTKDNSLISSIRLVFWVGAILLSFITVFYIIYANSFLLTLRRKELGMYMMLGAKKKKVAQLLFIETFGMGIVSIIIGILVGMLLASVAGNFLMNGMEISAKGSYASVYTPAILVTAIFFLILFFITGLMNGVRLLRKTELELIREDETLDEVKKSKTRIIIMTVLGVLLVSTGYYFMINVKIYAELGFIIATIVTTLGTYFIFSSLLPFFVMKIKGNKKRNETGLNSFTYAQLRFRVNSLSRVLGTVAMLIALGAGAMTAGMAFQKNVGIMTDFSRVYDVVIHDPNDQDKAALKEMEIVEESKYNYKVDGEAVYYLRNDLTAKPPLVSDHFDTKTLKEPVRKRVTEPLTEPVYSALEAPELAKFPHMPKDWEDAVVREIQITHNQFSGKPVRIADEEHYKGIQGTEHTVTLAKVDDMKKYKPLLIEIDKRQKAQIEKATGEKVDLFTKMTIYQFMNSFMSGTMFMGFFLGIAFLAMMASSLMFKILTGASRDVRRYEMLRKIGVRRSMLTKSIYKEISYLFIFPAIIGISHVLVGLNLFSFILVDPFVKVWVPIGIFLVIYFMYYWITVQLYKGMVMPKEEVAK, from the coding sequence ATGTTATTTAAATTATCACGTCATAGTATGAAAAAGATGTTAAAAGATTATATGGTTTTACTTATTGGCCTCGTTATTAGTATTAGTATTTTCTACATGTTCCAAACGATGGCGATGAATAGTGAATTTACGAAAGATAATAGCCTAATTAGTAGTATTAGACTCGTCTTTTGGGTAGGTGCAATACTATTATCTTTCATTACTGTATTTTATATTATATATGCCAACTCTTTCTTACTCACGTTAAGAAGAAAAGAACTCGGTATGTACATGATGCTTGGTGCAAAAAAGAAAAAAGTAGCACAGTTATTATTTATTGAAACATTCGGTATGGGTATTGTCAGTATTATTATCGGTATTTTAGTAGGGATGTTACTTGCAAGTGTAGCAGGAAACTTTTTAATGAATGGAATGGAAATTTCAGCAAAAGGTAGTTATGCATCTGTATACACACCAGCAATTTTAGTTACAGCTATTTTCTTCTTAATACTATTTTTCATTACTGGCTTAATGAACGGTGTCCGATTGTTACGTAAAACTGAACTAGAGTTAATTCGTGAAGATGAAACACTAGATGAAGTGAAGAAAAGTAAAACTCGCATTATAATAATGACAGTACTTGGTGTATTACTAGTAAGTACAGGGTACTATTTTATGATCAATGTAAAAATATATGCTGAATTAGGTTTTATTATAGCAACCATCGTTACAACACTTGGAACATATTTTATCTTTAGTTCATTACTCCCATTTTTTGTGATGAAAATTAAGGGGAATAAAAAACGAAATGAAACGGGCTTAAATAGTTTTACATATGCACAGCTACGCTTTCGAGTAAATAGTTTATCGAGAGTATTAGGTACTGTAGCGATGTTAATTGCATTAGGCGCAGGTGCGATGACGGCAGGTATGGCTTTCCAAAAAAATGTAGGTATTATGACAGACTTTTCTCGTGTATATGATGTTGTAATTCATGATCCGAATGATCAAGACAAAGCTGCCTTAAAAGAAATGGAAATTGTTGAAGAAAGCAAGTACAACTATAAAGTAGATGGAGAAGCGGTTTATTATTTACGTAACGACTTAACTGCGAAACCACCACTTGTTTCAGACCATTTTGATACAAAAACGTTAAAAGAGCCTGTTCGTAAACGTGTGACTGAACCTTTAACTGAACCTGTATATTCAGCTTTAGAGGCTCCTGAATTAGCAAAATTCCCTCATATGCCAAAGGATTGGGAAGACGCAGTTGTAAGAGAGATACAAATTACGCATAATCAATTTAGCGGAAAACCAGTAAGAATTGCAGACGAAGAGCATTATAAAGGAATTCAAGGAACAGAACACACTGTAACATTAGCAAAAGTAGATGATATGAAAAAATATAAACCGTTATTGATCGAAATAGACAAGAGACAAAAAGCACAAATTGAAAAAGCAACAGGTGAAAAGGTAGACTTATTTACGAAAATGACAATTTATCAGTTTATGAACAGCTTCATGAGCGGAACAATGTTTATGGGATTTTTCCTCGGAATTGCCTTTTTAGCAATGATGGCAAGTTCCCTTATGTTCAAAATATTAACAGGTGCTTCTCGTGATGTACGCCGTTATGAAATGTTACGAAAAATTGGTGTAAGACGTAGTATGTTAACGAAAAGTATATATAAAGAAATTTCATATTTATTTATCTTCCCAGCGATCATTGGCATTTCTCACGTATTAGTAGGGCTTAACTTATTCAGCTTTATATTAGTTGACCCGTTTGTAAAAGTATGGGTGCCGATAGGGATTTTCTTAGTCATTTATTTCATGTATTACTGGATAACTGTTCAACTTTATAAAGGTATGGTAATGCCGAAAGAAGAAGTAGCTAAATAG